A region of the Mangifera indica cultivar Alphonso chromosome 10, CATAS_Mindica_2.1, whole genome shotgun sequence genome:
AAAGAAGGAAGCCGATATAACACATTATAACTTACCTAAAGATCTACGGAGAAGGGAGAATCATAAgtcaattcttttttctttataataagaTAGGTTGTGAAAGAGATTTGTAAactggtggtggtggtggtgactCAATTGTTTGGTgatgaaaaaaagagagaagagactcgaaataaagaaaatgattttccttttaattttagaaaattaaataaaacttttccTTTTACTGTCGGCTTTTTGATAACGGAATTtgattttatgtcaaaaaatgtgattttattGTATCATCAATGGGGTGAATTGTATTTCGacaaagcttgggtgggaaattgcgGTTCACTCTACATGAAGCCCAGTACTGAAAGAAAGAATGAATGAATCACACTACAAAGACGAATTCTCTGTACAGGTACGATTCATCTAAATCAAAGATAATCcaatttaaacaaacaaaaatcaataatcTTTTTTCATAGATGACGATccataattataattcaatcaatCTTTCTTAAGAACAAAGTCTAACATCTTGCAGTTTCTTGATCCATCAGGAACTTGGGTTTCTTTGTCGCCAAGGGACTCTCCACTTCCTGGGACCAGAACTCCGGCAAGGCCGGCAAGTTCAGGTCAAACCCCCGTAGACTGTTTGACCCACCGCCCTCAGAAAACGAACCACTGGCTGTAGCACCAATGGAGGAGGCGTTAATATGattgctgttgttgttgttgccgCCTTCATAGTGGCAACGCTTGTGACCTCCCAAGGCTTGACCAGAAGGAAAAGTCCTGTGGCAAATTGAGCACTCGTGACTCCTTCCACTGCCGCCGCTTGTGAAGGCAGTGGCCTTGTTGACTTCACTGGAAACAGCAGCGGTGGcgaaggaggaggaggagattGATGTTTCAGTGGAGTTCTTGCGGTGACTAGCCTTGTGTCCACCCAGAGCTTGGTAAGAAGAAAAACCCTTGTTACATACAGTACACTTGTAAGAAAGTTTCAAACTTGGAGGCTCCGGTAACCGCTCTGGCCGTTGCTCAGATGACGACCAAGATGGGTTTCCAGCAGTGGAGGTGGTGGAGGTTCCACCACGAGCAAGCATGATAAGACAAAGAGCCAAGTACTCTTCCTCAGTAGGAGCTGGAGACTCACTCCGGGGACGCTTTGATCGCTTTCTTTTGGTCCATGAGTCTTCATAGCTGAAGGCCTGAGTGGAAGCCGTTGGAGAATTCAAAGCTTGAAGAGCCATTGAAGAGATTTTAGAATGAATTAATGGGCAAGAAAGAGTGAGAGTGGggtgatatttatatattggagCTATAAAGAAGACTAATTCAAGTCAAAACAAAGCAACGCCTGCCTTACCCATGTTTGAGTGGGTCACTTCTTCTGAATTCTATAAAATAGGTAAAGCCCTAATTCAATAATTACTTTCAAAACCACTACATTAAATTagtcaaaatattaaattacattaaaactcTTGGATACATGTAGACACatgttattattttcatattaacaattatttaattactatttaatccaaatttaatcACCTTTTAAGAAATAGTCAGATTAAATAAACCTATTTGATTGGTTTAACCATCAATTAATTCGAACTAACCTTTTTACTTAtggattttttaaatcattatattttataatatggtaTCTCAATTATATGTTTGTGAGATTATATTGCCTAATTATGTTTTGGTACTGGTATTTGGTAGATAGGGATTGCTTCTTGGTTGCTATACTTGAGCATTGTTTCAAGATTCTACATTTGTCTACATTTATTGTTTGTATTCTATTtccattttcatattttgatatgtaattaATTTAGGATCTCCTTATACTTAGAATTAcatttatgtaaataataaaatctattatttgatttcttttaaaaatttaccaaATTGAGTCTAAGGGagcgtttgatttgggtaatgttttattactaaaatagaaagattaccttaaagatagattgcttagaagattactgagtataaatgattactatgtttgataaaatttggtagatataaataattattatattttgttaaaagtaataaaagattattagtaaattattttacctaaatgcccttgaatataattatttttaaatattttttatattatttgtcatattaattaaaaataaatttatttttgtttcaaaaaattaataaataataatataattataataaaatcaagattaccttgataatatttaaatacctaaggtgaaggtggtaatcagattaccacctatattatctgtcacgtcagtattggtaatagaagattattataatattttattactgacaaatcaaacaagagaataaaagatagattaccaaggtaatcttcaaaaactgaaaTCAAACGGCCCCTAAGTGTGAATACAAATAgaattgaaacatttttttagtcgaatttaattcgaataaaaaataatctaactcTTATTCgttgagtcaaaattaaaaataatttaaattgaatcaatttgagttaaactaatttttaaaaccaaattaatttgattcgattcgatCCTATCTAAGTTCATTACAGATTAAATTCCCAAGTTTGTCCCTTACTATAGACAGGTATTATGCAGTAACATCACCATCATTGGCACCTAGGTTAT
Encoded here:
- the LOC123228188 gene encoding zinc finger protein ZAT10-like, which codes for MALQALNSPTASTQAFSYEDSWTKRKRSKRPRSESPAPTEEEYLALCLIMLARGGTSTTSTAGNPSWSSSEQRPERLPEPPSLKLSYKCTVCNKGFSSYQALGGHKASHRKNSTETSISSSSFATAAVSSEVNKATAFTSGGSGRSHECSICHRTFPSGQALGGHKRCHYEGGNNNNSNHINASSIGATASGSFSEGGGSNSLRGFDLNLPALPEFWSQEVESPLATKKPKFLMDQETARC